The Fodinibius salinus nucleotide sequence GCGCCGATGGTACTGGCCAACCGGCCGGGAGCGTAGGTCCCCGACTGCTCGTTATTATATAGCCCTTTGCGCCCTGCGCAAAGGGCTTTCTTTGTAGAAAAAAGATGGAGCTCCCACAAAAAAATATTTTATAGTTGGCAGATGTTTTTCTATAGGCATTAAATTCGCTATATTATAGGCAATTGATTGATATCAATTTTGAGTCTTTTTCTAGTGATAAATACTTTTCAATCCGATTTAAGGACATGGATTTTTCTTCTTTTATAACCCGCTATAAGACAAAGCTGCATAACTTATTTAATGTCCAGAACGATATTGATGAGATAAGTCTGGATCGTGGGTTGCCTCGGGATATTATAGATGAGGCAATGAATTGTAAGCCTCTCAGCGTTTTTATCCCGGAAGAGTATGGTGGGCGGGGAGCACAGACACACGAGGCGCTTTCGATGTTAGAAGTTAGTTCTTACGAATCGCTTCCACTTTCCTTGATGATGGGTATTAATGGAGCGTTATTTCTACAACCGGTCGTTAACTATGGTTCTGAGCAAATAAAGCAATCTATTTTTGATCGTTTTCTTCAGGAAAACAACATGGGTGGGTTGATGATTACGGAGCCAAACTACGGTTCTGATGCCCTACACATGGAAACTTCTTTTAGGAAGGTGCAAAATAATGGTGAAGCTGTATATAATGTGTCCGGTACCAAACATTGGGCGGGACTAACTGGGGCCGCTGACTTTTGGCTTATCACTGCTCGTAAAGAAAATGGAGGTGGAAAGCTCGGACGAGATATTAATTTCTTTATTCATGACAGCCGCCGTGGAGGTATTGAAGTTGAAGAGTATTACAATAATTTAGGACTTTACATGCTTCCGTATGGACGTAACAACATCAATATTACAGTACCGGAAGAGTATAGGCTGCAACCAAAATCTATTGGCATTAAAATGATGCTTGATGTGTTGCACCGCAGCCGCCTTCAATTTCCTGGAATGGGCATGGGCTTTTTAAAACGTATGTTAGATGAAGCCATAACTCATTGTAAAGAACGGTACGTGGGGGGGCAAAGTTTATTCAATTATGACCAGGTGAAAAAGCGCATTACCCGACTCCAATCATCGTTTACCATCTGTTCAGCCATGTGTGCGTTTACGAGCGAGAATGTACCTATCAATAAAGATGTATCCGATATGGATTTAACTGCAAATGCTATTAAATCTTATACCACTGATTTAATGCATCAGGCTGCCCAGTCATTGGTACAGTTAAGTGGTGCAAAAGGATATCGATTGGATAATATTGCCGGCCGGTCAATGGTTGACAGCCGTTCTTTTCAGATATTCGAGGGATCCAATGATATTTTGTATCAACAAATATCTGAATCAGTCTTGAAGAATATGCGCAAGTTGAATTTGCGTAACCTCTATACTTTTTTGAGTGATTTTAGACTAACCGAGCGTGCTGCTGATTATTTCTCAGATTTGCTGGATTTTAAAATTAACCAAAAACTTACACAAGATCGGTTGGTAGAATTGGGTCGTATTTTGAGCCGAATCATTTCGCTGGAATTCACCCTTCGATTGGGAGATAAGGATTTTAATCAGAAATTGATTAATAATGCTGTTAAGGTCTTGAGAACAGATGTTAAGCGGATGACAGCGTCATTTGTTCGTGACGAAGCGGCTGAGGTGGTAGAAGATTACGAAGAATCCAGTTCGTGGTTGGACTCCATTACTCCGGAACTTGTTCACAGTTAGTAACACCAATTCTTAGTACTGATGAAAAAGATTGTTGTGCTCACCGGTGCGGGGATGAGCGCAGACAGCGGACTCAAAACATTTCGTGGTTCCGATGGTTTGTGGGAAGGGCATGACGTGAGCGAAGTGGCAACTCCCCAAGCTTGGCAAAGAGATAAAGAGCTAGTACTAAAGTTTTACAATGAGCGAAGACAACAAGCTCACGCTGTAGATCCTAATGAAGGTCATACTGCCCTAAATAAGCTTGAACAGCAGTACGATGTACAAATTATAACACAGAATGTAGATAGCCTCCATGAGCAAGCCGGCTCATCACAGGTCCTGCATTTACATGGGCAGCTGTCAAAAGTCAGGAGTGAAAAAGATCGTTCCTTGGTTTATGAGATCGGTGGCGATACAATTGAACTGGGGGATACGGCCGAAGATGGTGCTCAGCTGCGTCCGCATGTCGTATGGTTTGGAGAACCGGTTCCAAATATGCGAAAAGCATCCAAAATTATGCCGGAAGCCGATATATTAATTGTTATCGGTACTTCGTTGGTGGTATATCCTGCTGCGGGATTGGTAGACTTGGTTCCCGACGGTATTCCAAAATATGTTATAGACCCTGCTACTCCGGAATTGATTGATGAAGAATGGAATCATTTGCAAAAACGAGCTGAGAACGGAACTCCAGAATTAGTTAATATACTTTTAGAAAACTAACACAATAATTTTTTTAGTTAATATTTATGGCTGATTATTTAGCTAGTGATGAAGAAAAAGAAGTACTCGAAAAATACTTACTACAGTTTTTGAATCTTGAAAAACGATACCCATTGTTACCGGGTATAGAAAATGAAGAAGCCATAGCTGGCTTAATGGGGCTTGAACACAGTGAGCTAAAGAAGTTGCGCGATCGATTTAGTTCAAATGCAAAGCAGGCTGCTATTGAGCTTCTTGAGGATCCTGAAGTAGCTGAGTGGATTGAGGAACTTCCCTTTGAAGATGGAGATACTATCGTGGCTCTCGGTGATTCTATAACTGATGACCTCCAGAGTTGGTTTCATATTTTTGAGCATGTACTTGAGATAGGGCTGGAAGGAAGTGAATATACCTTTATTAACAGTGGTGTGTCGTATAATAGTTCTACTGAGGCACTCAAGCGATTGAACCGAGATGTGCTGGATCACGAACCGGACTGGGTCATTGTGGCACTTGGTACTTTTGATGCACAGCGGTTGCATGTAGCTCCTGATCGCCCCATGGTTTCACTTGCTGATTACTGGGAAAACCTAAATACTATTGAAGCGAATGTTTCGGAAGTTACGGATAACCCACTTATTTGGATGACGCCACCGCCCGTTATTACAGAGATGCTGCAACAAATTCGGTTGTTTAATTTCAATTTGTTTGAAGAAGACTTGAGTAGTATCCGGGAGATTTTGACGGGCAAGAAAGGATACATTATAGATCCTTTGGGAGAGAGAATGCACGACGAAGACCAAGAAGAGCACGAAGGTGAAGAAAATGGAGGGCCAGCACCATGGAATTACCTCAGTGACGGTCTCCATCCATCACTTTCTGGTCACACAAACACAGTTAAAGAGCTAGTACGATTTTTAGCATTGGCAAAAGATCCCGAAGAAGGAGCCCAGCTGGAAACTCCGGACGATTTTGATACAGGAGAAGACGAAGATTAAAAACCTAGCTGTAGTTGTACAATGTTGATTGCCGGTCGGTGGGTAACTGTTACCGACTGGCTATTCATTGTCTTTTGCTCAATCATATCAGGTTTCAGCATACCTACTTGAAGAGACTCAGATTTATTGCTGTAGGTTATCAATCCGCCAACATCTTGTTGGGATATTGAAGTCTGCTGCCCGTAGTTGGGACCTGTAGCAAATACAAATGTATCAATAAGTCCAAAGCCAAAACCAGCCCAAGCGCCAACCCCCGACCCATATTGTAATGCATCAAGAAGTGGATTTTGACCAACAAGCGCAATAGAAGAAGCTATGATTGCGCCACCAGCTGCACCGTAAATAGTGTCGAGCAGTACAATTACCGAAGAGTTAGTACCGTCGTTAAAAGTACCGGAAATATAAAACTGTTGACCTGCATCTACTTGTGTAATATCATAAATTCCTATTCCGATGCCGTAAAGTGTGCCACCGCCGAGCCCTACGCGTACAGGAGCAAGGTCTTCGCTATTTTTAAGAGCCATGGTAGCTCCTCCGAGCAGTACTCCATTAATGGCTCCATTTAATGTGTTGCTGCCCAAAAGTTTAATAGATTGAGCAGATGAATTGAAAACAGGTCCCGTAATGAATGCAGCTGCTAAGAAAAGAGAAATTAAAAGTTTTTTCACGACTCTCATATTGTGATTAAAAATTAAAAAGTAATGTAGAAAATATACGATACTATTCCCACTACAGTACGTTTTATTCCGGGTCTTCTAAGGCAACCGGCAGGATTTTTCCATTATATAATTCAGATCCGTTGAGTGCAAAATCTGCAATATAGTCACCCATTTTTTTTGCGGATACTGGAGCTTCAATCCCCGGAAAAGCTTGTTCCAGCATTTCGGTTTGCACTGCTCCCAGACATAGCGCATTTGCTTTTATATTTTGATCAGATAATTCTACAGCCAGACATTCTGTAAGGGTACTTAAAGCCCCTTTGGAAACGCTGTATGCTGCCAGACCGGGAAATTTGGCACTTCCTTGAAAACCTCCCATACTGCTGATATTTACGATATGGGCACTTTCATTTAGTGATGGTAGCAATTGTTGTGTTAGGTTAACGGCAGTAATCAAATTACTCTCAATTTGAGCACGCCAATCAGACAGGGAAAGTTCGCTGAATGATTTATTAATAAGTGCACCGGCATTATTAATAATGATGTCAACACCGTTTTTGTACTCTTCTATACGCTTTGTCAGCTTTGCAACGGCTTGTTCATCTGTAAGATCTACAGGCATTGTGTAGATATACTCAGGATATTGCTCTTCGAGTGTAGCTAGTTTATCCTGGGATCTGGCTACTCCCATTACGTGATGTTCTTTGCTGGCAAGCGTTGTACAAATTTCAAATCCAATGCCACGACTAGCACCGGTTACTACTGCAAATTTTGACATAATTGTATGGTTCTTTGCCAGTGAAAGTAATAAGCTAATGTTGTTCTTACAATATTGATTTATCAAAAAAATTTAGCCTTCATTCGTTGTGTAAATGAACTAATTTCGGCATATTAATAACGCTTAATTTCGTTATTAATAGTTCAATAAAGTTGCTGTAATTTTATGTCGAAACTGGGTAATCGTCCGTTGGTTCCTCTTAATATTCGTGACCTTTCGCCATATGTGGCCGGCAAGACTATTGCCGAAGTGAAAGAAGAATACGACCCACCGGAAATTTCAAAGCTCGCATCCAACGAAAATAGGTTAGGGTGCAGTTCGCACGTGCAGCCACAGGTTGTTAAGGCAATGCAGGAAATTCAGGATTATCCA carries:
- a CDS encoding acyl-CoA dehydrogenase family protein; its protein translation is MDFSSFITRYKTKLHNLFNVQNDIDEISLDRGLPRDIIDEAMNCKPLSVFIPEEYGGRGAQTHEALSMLEVSSYESLPLSLMMGINGALFLQPVVNYGSEQIKQSIFDRFLQENNMGGLMITEPNYGSDALHMETSFRKVQNNGEAVYNVSGTKHWAGLTGAADFWLITARKENGGGKLGRDINFFIHDSRRGGIEVEEYYNNLGLYMLPYGRNNINITVPEEYRLQPKSIGIKMMLDVLHRSRLQFPGMGMGFLKRMLDEAITHCKERYVGGQSLFNYDQVKKRITRLQSSFTICSAMCAFTSENVPINKDVSDMDLTANAIKSYTTDLMHQAAQSLVQLSGAKGYRLDNIAGRSMVDSRSFQIFEGSNDILYQQISESVLKNMRKLNLRNLYTFLSDFRLTERAADYFSDLLDFKINQKLTQDRLVELGRILSRIISLEFTLRLGDKDFNQKLINNAVKVLRTDVKRMTASFVRDEAAEVVEDYEESSSWLDSITPELVHS
- a CDS encoding Sir2 family NAD-dependent protein deacetylase; translated protein: MKKIVVLTGAGMSADSGLKTFRGSDGLWEGHDVSEVATPQAWQRDKELVLKFYNERRQQAHAVDPNEGHTALNKLEQQYDVQIITQNVDSLHEQAGSSQVLHLHGQLSKVRSEKDRSLVYEIGGDTIELGDTAEDGAQLRPHVVWFGEPVPNMRKASKIMPEADILIVIGTSLVVYPAAGLVDLVPDGIPKYVIDPATPELIDEEWNHLQKRAENGTPELVNILLEN
- a CDS encoding SGNH/GDSL hydrolase family protein, which produces MADYLASDEEKEVLEKYLLQFLNLEKRYPLLPGIENEEAIAGLMGLEHSELKKLRDRFSSNAKQAAIELLEDPEVAEWIEELPFEDGDTIVALGDSITDDLQSWFHIFEHVLEIGLEGSEYTFINSGVSYNSSTEALKRLNRDVLDHEPDWVIVALGTFDAQRLHVAPDRPMVSLADYWENLNTIEANVSEVTDNPLIWMTPPPVITEMLQQIRLFNFNLFEEDLSSIREILTGKKGYIIDPLGERMHDEDQEEHEGEENGGPAPWNYLSDGLHPSLSGHTNTVKELVRFLALAKDPEEGAQLETPDDFDTGEDED
- a CDS encoding SDR family NAD(P)-dependent oxidoreductase encodes the protein MSKFAVVTGASRGIGFEICTTLASKEHHVMGVARSQDKLATLEEQYPEYIYTMPVDLTDEQAVAKLTKRIEEYKNGVDIIINNAGALINKSFSELSLSDWRAQIESNLITAVNLTQQLLPSLNESAHIVNISSMGGFQGSAKFPGLAAYSVSKGALSTLTECLAVELSDQNIKANALCLGAVQTEMLEQAFPGIEAPVSAKKMGDYIADFALNGSELYNGKILPVALEDPE